The Equus caballus isolate H_3958 breed thoroughbred chromosome 13, TB-T2T, whole genome shotgun sequence genome includes a window with the following:
- the C13H16orf54 gene encoding transmembrane protein C16orf54 homolog, with protein MPSTPGQPSEHMEGPPVLEAASWPPLPCGPCIPIMLALASLSALFLLTTAVLAERLFRRSPQPDPRHQAPTLVWRPGGELWIEPTGTPRERSEDWYGSAVPLLRDQAPDPPTPGGTLEARATAPPASSAPHSPPRSLVPQTPPKVLAHSTFWGPQVGEERPHAPGLVSWAEPEQGPVASVYLGSPQSRRQRPGSPDPEWGLQPRVTLEQISAFWRREGRTSVGF; from the coding sequence ATGCCTTCTACTCCAGGGCAGCCCTCTGAGCACATGGAGGGGCCTCCTGTGTTGGAGGCAGCCTCATGGCCTCCGCTGCCCTGCGGGCCCTGTATCCCCATCATGCTggccctggcctctctctccGCGCTCTTCCTCCTCACAACAGCTGTGCTGGCCGAACGCCTGTTCCGCCGCTCTCCGCAACCAGACCCCAGGCACCAGGCGCCCACCCTGGTCTGGCGCCCTGGAGGAGAGCTGTGGATTGAGCCCACGGGAACCCCACGAGAGCGCTCAGAGGACTGGTATGGCTCCGCGGTCCCCTTGCTGAGGGACCAGGCCCCAGACCCTCCCACCCCTGGAGGCACCTTGGAGGCCCGAGCAACAGCCCCACCTGCCTCTTCAGCCCCTCACTCCCCTCCCAGATCCTTGGTCCCCCAGACACCACCCAAGGTCTTAGCCCACAGCACCTTTTGGGGACCCCAGGTCGGGGAGGAGAGACCCCATGCCCCAGGCCTAGTGAGCTGGGCTGAGCCTGAACAGGGACCAGTTGCCAGTGTGTACTTGGGGAGCCCCCAGTCCAGGAGGCAGCGGCCAGGAAGCCCTGATCCTGAGTGGGGTCTCCAGCCTCGGGTCACCCTGGAACAGATCTCAGCTTTCTGGAGGCGTGAAGGCCGGACAAGTGTTGGGTTCTGA